In Deltaproteobacteria bacterium, the following proteins share a genomic window:
- the tsaD gene encoding tRNA (adenosine(37)-N6)-threonylcarbamoyltransferase complex transferase subunit TsaD, translated as MRDLVLGIETSCDETAAAVIEGGKKALSNVVASQIDIHKEYGGVVPEIASRKHVELILPVIKKAITEAGIDAGELDGIAVTNGPGLIGSLMVGLSTAKAMAYGTGKPLIGVNHLEAHLSAVHLENEVEFPYVGLVVSGGHTSLYLVEGYTDFKLLGKTRDDAAGEAFDKAAKLLGLEYPGGVAIDRLAKDGDREAVSFPRPFKNSSSSDFSFSGVKTSLVYYLKKHPEPDERQMKDICAGYQEAIVETLVDKTLLAAMEYGVKAAVLSGGVACNSRLRTLAKERFQEEGISLFIPSPVYCTDNAAMIGSLGGFMLREGETSTLDLNPFSTSRPKYIRGKGMVQDSQKSG; from the coding sequence ATGCGGGATTTAGTGCTGGGAATAGAGACATCTTGCGACGAAACGGCGGCGGCGGTTATAGAGGGAGGGAAAAAAGCCCTATCCAACGTGGTTGCTTCCCAGATCGACATTCACAAAGAATACGGGGGAGTCGTACCGGAAATCGCCTCGAGAAAACATGTGGAGCTGATTCTGCCCGTAATAAAAAAAGCCATTACCGAGGCGGGTATAGACGCCGGGGAGCTTGACGGCATCGCCGTTACGAACGGCCCCGGGCTAATCGGCTCCCTGATGGTCGGATTATCAACGGCCAAGGCAATGGCGTACGGGACGGGAAAGCCGCTCATCGGAGTGAACCACCTGGAGGCTCACCTTTCGGCCGTGCACCTGGAGAATGAAGTTGAGTTCCCCTATGTCGGGCTCGTTGTTTCGGGAGGGCATACCAGCCTTTACCTCGTAGAGGGCTATACGGATTTCAAGCTCCTCGGAAAGACGAGGGACGACGCCGCGGGGGAGGCTTTCGATAAGGCGGCGAAGCTCCTGGGGCTTGAGTACCCCGGAGGGGTGGCTATCGACAGACTCGCGAAGGACGGGGACAGGGAGGCGGTATCATTCCCGAGGCCGTTTAAAAACTCCTCCTCGTCTGACTTCAGCTTCAGCGGAGTAAAAACCTCTCTCGTCTATTACCTGAAAAAGCATCCCGAGCCGGATGAGCGGCAGATGAAAGACATATGCGCCGGTTATCAGGAAGCCATAGTGGAAACGCTAGTTGACAAGACTCTCTTAGCCGCTATGGAGTACGGCGTGAAAGCCGCGGTCCTCTCAGGGGGCGTCGCCTGCAATTCGAGGCTGAGGACATTGGCAAAGGAAAGGTTTCAGGAGGAGGGCATTTCACTATTTATACCGTCGCCCGTGTACTGTACGGATAACGCGGCAATGATAGGGTCGCTCGGCGGCTTTATGCTGAG
- the thiC gene encoding phosphomethylpyrimidine synthase ThiC, with protein MGITTKRERIPGTAVITREPFPNSRKIYLKGKIHDIEVAMREIEVEDSAPMFGGAGESVKNLSVTVYDTSGPYTDPDTEIDVLKGLRPLRDEWIQARGDVEQLGDFTSRFARGEESNSRIRSIKFTNTRKPLRAKPGSNVSQMHYARKGVITPEMEYIAIRENQRIDELRESLGDLAVYHRGESFGANIPGSHITPEFVRKEVAEGRAIIPCNINHPETEPMAIGRNFLVKINANIGNSAVTSSIEEEVEKAVWACRWGADTIMDLSTGKNIHETREWVIRNSPVPVGTVPIYQALEKVEGKAEELTWDIFRDTLVEQAEQGVDYFTIHAGVLLGYIPLTARRLTGIVSRGGSIMAKWCLAHHRESFLYTNFEEICEIMKAYDVAFSLGDGLRPGSIADANDEPQFAELKTIGELTDVAWKHDVQVMIEGPGHVPMHMIKENMDKQLEYCREAPFYTLGPLTTDIAPGYDHITSAIGAAMIGWYGTAMLCYVTPKEHLGLPNKTDVKEGVISYKIAAHAADLAKGHPAAQIRDNALSKARFEFRWNDQFNLSLDPDTAKEFHDETLPAEGAKVAHFCSMCGPKFCSMKITQEVRDYAREHGLSDTEAVKKGMEQKSKEFSDSGGKIYVSLDK; from the coding sequence ATGGGAATAACCACCAAGCGGGAAAGAATTCCCGGCACGGCAGTCATTACGCGCGAGCCTTTTCCCAATTCCAGAAAAATTTACCTTAAGGGGAAGATTCACGATATAGAAGTCGCGATGAGGGAGATAGAGGTCGAGGATTCGGCACCCATGTTCGGCGGTGCGGGAGAGTCGGTGAAAAACCTGTCCGTAACAGTTTACGATACCAGCGGTCCCTATACCGATCCGGATACCGAAATAGATGTTTTGAAAGGTTTGCGTCCGCTTAGAGATGAATGGATTCAGGCCCGCGGCGATGTCGAGCAGCTTGGGGATTTCACCTCCCGGTTCGCGAGGGGCGAGGAAAGTAATTCCAGAATCAGGAGCATCAAATTCACCAACACGAGAAAACCGCTCAGGGCAAAGCCGGGCTCAAACGTATCGCAGATGCACTACGCAAGGAAAGGCGTCATAACGCCGGAGATGGAATACATAGCCATAAGGGAGAATCAGCGCATAGATGAGCTCAGGGAAAGCCTTGGCGACCTGGCCGTATATCACAGGGGGGAGAGCTTCGGAGCGAACATCCCCGGGTCCCATATCACGCCCGAGTTCGTAAGAAAAGAGGTCGCCGAAGGAAGGGCGATTATACCGTGCAATATTAACCATCCGGAAACGGAGCCTATGGCGATAGGCAGAAATTTTCTTGTCAAGATAAACGCCAATATAGGGAATTCAGCCGTGACCTCCAGTATAGAGGAGGAGGTCGAAAAGGCCGTGTGGGCCTGCAGGTGGGGGGCCGACACGATTATGGACCTCTCGACGGGAAAGAATATACACGAGACGAGGGAATGGGTAATAAGGAATTCCCCCGTGCCCGTTGGAACCGTGCCTATCTATCAGGCCCTGGAAAAGGTCGAGGGGAAGGCTGAAGAGCTTACGTGGGATATATTCAGGGATACGCTCGTCGAGCAGGCCGAGCAGGGCGTGGATTATTTCACCATACACGCGGGGGTGCTTCTCGGATATATACCCCTTACGGCAAGAAGGCTTACCGGCATAGTATCCAGGGGAGGCTCCATCATGGCCAAATGGTGTCTGGCGCACCACAGGGAGAGCTTCCTATATACGAATTTCGAAGAGATCTGCGAGATAATGAAGGCATACGACGTCGCGTTCTCTCTCGGTGACGGTCTCAGGCCCGGATCGATTGCGGATGCCAATGACGAGCCCCAGTTCGCGGAGTTAAAAACTATAGGCGAGCTTACGGACGTGGCGTGGAAGCATGACGTACAGGTAATGATAGAAGGGCCGGGACACGTGCCCATGCATATGATAAAGGAAAACATGGACAAGCAGCTCGAGTACTGCAGAGAGGCCCCCTTCTATACCCTCGGACCCCTCACCACCGACATAGCTCCCGGCTACGACCATATAACCTCCGCTATAGGAGCCGCGATGATCGGATGGTACGGCACCGCCATGCTTTGTTACGTGACGCCCAAGGAGCATCTTGGGCTACCCAACAAAACGGACGTCAAGGAGGGTGTTATCTCATATAAGATCGCGGCCCACGCGGCGGATCTTGCCAAGGGACACCCTGCCGCTCAGATAAGGGACAACGCCCTTAGCAAGGCGAGGTTCGAGTTCAGGTGGAACGACCAGTTCAACCTCTCGCTCGACCCCGATACGGCTAAGGAATTCCACGATGAGACTCTGCCCGCGGAAGGGGCTAAGGTTGCCCATTTCTGCTCGATGTGCGGCCCCAAGTTCTGCTCTATGAAAATCACTCAGGAAGTAAGGGATTACGCCCGGGAGCACGGCCTTTCCGATACCGAGGCCGTAAAAAAGGGCATGGAGCAAAAGTCAAAGGAGTTCAGCGACTCCGGAGGCAAGATTTACGTCTCTCTGGACAAATAG